The following coding sequences are from one Sardina pilchardus chromosome 16, fSarPil1.1, whole genome shotgun sequence window:
- the LOC134059564 gene encoding Fc receptor-like protein 5, which produces MNTDPVFNTGRAAKPKPVLRGPPQAWLTEGDSVTLSCDVGGSTTGCRFNWYKTLVSDSIRGAGGSYTLSPAALRHTGVYVCRGERGEPAHHTEFSQPQPLWVTGLSTPSLLVVTPNKTAHFASQSLSLNCTDNGILTGWRLRWFSGMMEREKCPYGWTNTGSSCSINSLSSAHSGVYWCQSESGEQSDPVNITIHYGMVILESPVHPVTEGDPLTLRCRYYSQPSNISADFYKDGTLLQTSTTGEITIPAVSKSHEGLYKCRHPDKGESPESWVTVKGTLYVSALVNMITLIVRFTDINEIHFSYQV; this is translated from the exons ATGAACACTGACCCTGTCTTCAACACAGGAAGGGCAG CAAAACCTAAGCCAGTTCTTAGAGGACCTCCACAGGCCTGGCTGACTGAAGGAGACTCAGTGACGCTGAGCTGTGACGTTGGAGGCTCCACTACAGGCTGCAGATTCAACTGGTACAAGACT CTGGTCTCAGACAGCatcagaggagctggaggctcCTACACTCTCAGCCCTGCTGCTCTTAGACACACAGGGGTTTAtgtgtgcagaggagagagaggagagccagcCCATCACACAGAGTTCAGCCAACCTCAGCCTCTCTGGGTCACAG GTCTTTCTACTCCATCCTTGCTGGTTGTCACCCCCAACAAAACTGCACATTTTGCATCTCAGTCTCTGTCCCTGAACTGTACAGACAATGGAATCTTAACAGGATGGAGACTGAGGTGGTTCTCAGGTATGATGGAGCGTGAAAAATGTCCTTATGGTTGGACAAACACGGGATCCAGCTGCAGCATCAACTCATTATCATCAGCACACAGTGGAGTTTACTGGTGTCAATCTGAGTCTGGAGAGCAGAGTGATCCTGTCAACATTACTATACATT ATGGCATGGTGATCCTAGAGAGTCCTGTCCATCCTGTGACTGAGGGAGATCCTCTGACTCTGCGCTGTAGATATTACTCCCAGCCATCCAACATCAGTGCTGACTTCTATAAAGATGGGACACTCCTGCAGACCTCCACCACAGGAGAGATTACCATCCCTGCAGTCTCTAAGTCACATGAAGGCCTCTATAAGTGCAGACACCCAGACAAAGGAGAATCACCAGAGAGCTGGGTCACTGTAAAAGGTACACTTTATGTGTCTGCACTTGTAAATATGATAACTCTGATTGTCAGATTCACAGATATTAATGAAATTCACTTTTCTTATCAGGTTTAG
- the LOC134059563 gene encoding carcinoembryonic antigen-related cell adhesion molecule 6-like encodes MEPRQLFLLLFISAEINFGSTQGKPSLSSSRGEQVFIGTSVTLRCDMDQSTGWTFYWYRHTQTTAVTSVAQTDGNSYNISSVKVSDGGRYWCRAGRGDPVTQYSNEVWVKVIVRPKAIASIMPNWTDIFSGNKFTLRCDIQGDQHMDWQYRWYMNGTVQYSGQNYTVYSADQFHSGDYRCEGLLSRDQQKSEISEAIRIIVSGG; translated from the exons ATGGAACCACGTCAACTTTTTCTGCTGCTCT TCATAAGTGCTGAAATCAACTTTGGATCTACACAAG GGAAACCTTCATTGAGTTCCAGCAGAGGGGAACAAGTGTTCATAGGGACCTCAGTTACGTTGAGATGTGACATGGACCAGTCTACTGGATGGACATTCTActggtacagacacacacagacaaccgcTGTGACCTCTGTGGCCCAGACTGATGGAAACTCCTACAACATCAGCTCTGTTAAAGTCTCTGATGGAGGACGGTATTGGTGCAGAGCTGGGAGAGGAGACCCAGTCACACAGTACAGCAATGAGGTGTGGGTTAAGGTCATAG TGCGTCCTAAAGCAATTGCAAGCATCATGCCCAACTGGACAGACATCTTCAGTGGAAACAAGTTCACCCTGAGGTGTGACATCCAGGGAGACCAACACATGGACTGGCAGTACAGATGGTATATGAACGGAACGGTCCAATATTCAGGGCAGAATTACACTGTGTACAGTGCAGATCAGTTCCACAGTGGTGACTACAGATGCGAAGGGTTACTGAGTCGGGACCAACAGAAATCAGAGATCAGTGAAGCCATCAGAATTATTGTATCAGGTGGGTGA